The window GCCGTTGAATTCGGTAAAGCGGCAAACCGCGTTAAACCGGTATACTACGGACCACTGCATGACCAGACGGACACTTTCTTCAAAAACGCGCTTAAAAACGTAATCGAAAAGAAAGCGGACCCTGCAAAAGAGTGGGACGATGCTGTAAAACAAGCGAAGACCTTGGCTGAACGGAGCTAGGACTCCCCGGCGCCAAGACTGATATGAACCGGATATCCGGATTCCTGGAGAGTAAGCCTCCCCGGGAATCCGGATTCTTCGGAAATGGAGTTTTCTTAATTTTCTTGGAGGTGTGACATGGCAGAACCCGTAATTACGAGTCCGCATGCCGAGAGCAAACGCCCTTTTTTAACTGAACAAAGACGGAGCCGGATTACGGCCTATACCTTCATTTCTCCGTTCTTTATTCTGTTCTCGATATTTGGACTATACCCGATTTTCTTCACCTTTTATTTGTCCTTCTTTAAATGGGATGCACTCAACCCGATGAAGTTTGTCGGCTTCAAGAACTATGATCTGGTCACCAGTGACCCGACCTTCTGGATTTCTTTTACCAATACACTCATTATGGGGCTTATGGGAACGGTTCCCCAGGTAATGCTTGCCCTGCTGCTGGCAGTCCTTTTGCACTCAGGGATGACCAAATTCAAAAAAACGTTTCGCATTCTTTACTTCATGCCGAATATTACGTCCATTGTGGCCGTTACACTTGTATTCAGCACCTTGTTCGGAAACAACGGAATGATCAACTGGATGCTGAACGGGCTCGGGCTTGATAGCGTAGCCTTTAACTCCGGCTGGTGGGGAGTAAAGATAGCCATTTCCACCATGGTCATGTGGCGCTGGACGGGTTACAATGCAATTCTCTTCCTGTCCGGGCTGCAGAGTATCCCGATGGATTTGTACGAAGCCGCCCGCATCGACGGCGCGAACCGCAGACAGCAGCTGTTCTCGATCACTTTGCCGCTGCTTAAGCCCTTCATTATCTTCGTGTCCCTGCAGTCAACGATCGGCGCGCTGCAGCTCTTCACAGAACCTTATGTATTCCTCGGACAGGCGGGCACAGGCTCTACCCGTCAGGAAGGGATTACGATGGTTACGTATCTTTACAGCGAAGCATTCCGCAACGGATTCTTCGGTACAGCGGCGGCTACAGCAGTCATGCTGTTCCTCGTTACAATTCTATTCTCCATCCTTAATATGCTGATTTCCAGAGGCGCAGGCGGAGACACTGGAGGTAAAAAAGCGTGAGTACACTGCGTATATTTAGGAAAAAACCGGATGATATCGGGTTCTTCGGCAAATTAGGCTACTATCTCCTCTTAATTTTTGGAGCACTCATTTCGGTCTTCCCGTTTTACTGGATGTTTGTCGTAGGAACCAATGATAAAGGCGCTGTGTTTCATGTACCGCCATTGCTGACGGTCGGAGACCAGTTCTTCCACAATTTCAAGCGGGTGCTGGAGAAGGCTGACTTCTTCCAGGCGCTCGGCAACTCGCTGTTCGTTTCGTCAATGGTAACTCTTTCTGTTGTGTTTTTCTGTACTCTGGCCGGTTATGCTTTTGCCAAATATGAATTTCCGTTTAAAAACGGGCTGTTTGTATTTGTTATTGCCACTCTAATCGTTCCGCAGCAGCTCGGTGTATTGCCTACTTATGTCATTATGGCTAAATTGCACTGGATTGACAGCTATAAAGCGCTAATTGTTCCGGCCATGGTCAATGCCTTCGGGATCTTCTGGATGCGCCAGTATATTTCTACCGCCGTTCCAACCGAGCTGATTGAGGCTGGACGGATTGACGGGGGCGGTCACTTCCGTATTTTCTGGAATATCGCCGTGCCTGTTATTACACCTGCAATGGCGACCCTGGGCATTCTCAACTTCATGACAGTATGGAATGATTTCTTCTGGCCGCTCGTAGTCTTGAAAAACAAGGAGCATTATACGATTCAGCTCGCCCTGCAGCAGCTCTTTACAACCCGTGACGGGCTTGATTATGGGATGATCATGTCCGCAACCTTTACCGCCACCCTGCCGCTGCTGATCGTGTTCCTGCTGTTCAGCCGCTGGGTCATTGCCGGTCTGACTTCAGGCGCGATCAAGAGTTAAAACTGGTTTTGGCCGGTAAACAAGGAAACCGGAAGTTCCGTGAAGAATAGTAAATAAAGCAGAAACGGCAGAGCCGTCCTTTTAAAAAAAAGGGCGGCATTCGTTTCGCTTAAGTCAGGCTTAAGGCAGCAGGGAGAAGGTAAGGAGAAATGAAGCTACGGCGCAAAATCTTATTCGCTATTATTCTTCTCGTGTTCATTCCCGTAATCATTATGGGTACCGTTACCTACGTATATTTCTCAAGTGCGATGGAGAAGAAATCAAGTAATTTCTATTGGATCTCCCTTTTGGAGACAGACCGCAAGCTTAAATTTGCTCTCAGTGAAATCTCTTCAATCACCAATTCGGCCATTACCCAGCCGGCGATTCAGCAGTCGCTGAAGCAGCCGAATTTTGTGCTGACGTATGACCGCAAGCAGGAAATCAACAATCTGCTGATTAACCATCCTATGATTACCTCCTTCAGCCTTTATGGCAAGGACCGTTTGCTTTATCAGTACAATGCGCCGATGTCTTTTGCGGATATGCGCAAACAGGTGTGGTATGGCGCCATGGAAAGTGCGGAGGGCCGGCCCGTCTGGTCAGGTCCAGGAGAGAATGGCTCCGAAACTTCAGGAAATCCTGTTCTTGTACAGGCACGAGTCATCAAAGACTATTATTCCCTTGAGGATATAGGCTACCTCGTCGTTTATGTTAAACCTGATTTGCTTGATCAGATTTTCTGGGAAGCAGCGACGCTGAAGAAAGGGGATATTCTGCTTGTCAACAAACAGGGCAATATCGTCTTCAATAAATCCGGGGAGCATATCGGACAGCGGACGGATTTTCCTTTTTTACAGGAGGATTATACCCAGACGCAGGACTATTACATCGACAACTATCAAGGAGAGAAATCACTGATTACTTTCCTGCCTTCACATAATGCGGACTGGTATCTGGCAGCAATCACACCGATGAATCTGATTTCTTCGGAGTCGGCTTCCATCCGCAATTTAGCCATTATCTTGGGAACGGTTTCACTTTTGTCCGCCTTTTTGTTTGACCGTTATTTTATCAGGAGGCTTGTGCGCAGCATCAACAGTGCGGTCAACGGGATGAAAAGGGTAAAGCAGGGGATTTTTATGCCCATACACAGCCCTGTGCGGTCAGATGATGAAAGCGACCTGCTGATCGACGGATTCAACCGGATGAGCTCACAGATTAGTGAACTGATCCAGCAGGTGCAGACGGAACAGGGACGCAAAAAGGAAGCGGAAATGCAGGCGCTCATGGCGCAGATCAATCCGCATTTTATCTATAATTCACTCGAATCCATCAACTCTATGGCGGTGCTGGCAGGTAACCGTGATATCAGTAAGATGGTCGTCTCGCTCGGCAAGCTGCTGCGGATCAGCATCAGCCAGAATCAGGAGCTGATCCCGCTGCAGATGGAGTTTGAGCATGTCCGGCATTATCTGGATATCCAGAAATTCCGCTTTGAAGATAAGTTCAGCTATGCCATCGATCTGCCGGATCCGCTCAAACTGGTGATGACCCAGAAGCTGATCGTGCAGCCCATCGTGGAGAACGCGCTTTATCACGCCATTGAGCAGATGGAAGAGCACGGGGTGATTACAATCGGTGCACAGGAGAACGGCAAGGATATTATCATCATTGTGAAGGACAATGGTCCGGGCTTTGATCTGTCGACCTTGATGAGTCTATGGGATAAGGAACACAGCAATCCGAAGAAATACAGCGACAACGGGGTGGGGCTCCGGAATGTGCATGAGCGACTCAACATCCGTTTTGGCAATCCTTACGGCATTCTAGTCTGTTCATCTCCGGGATTCGGCTCGACCATCTGTATCCGTATTCCAAAAATACAGCCATGAAGAACGTAAGCGGGACGAAAGTGGGGAGAAATGCTGTGAGATGGTTAACCAAATGGGGCTGGATTCTGCTCTATATCTTAATAATGGCCGGAGCGGTGCTGTTTATTACAATTGGCTACAAGGAGCCGATCGAAGACAACTCTCCCGAGAAAATAACGCTGACCTTCCGCCATTTCTGGATGAAGGAGCATGACCGGCCGCTGCTTGCCATCTTTGAAGAGGTCGTCCGGGATTATCAGAAGGAACATCCGAATGTGAAGGTGAACTTCGAAGGCTTAGACCAGACCATCCACCGCGAGCAGAAGCTGAAAAGCGAAATGGTCACTGGTACGCCGCCCGATATGTTTGTGCTCTTCGGTGGTGCCGAGATCGAGCCTTATGTCCGTTCCAACCGTTTGATGGATCTGACAGATTTCGTGCAGGAGAACGGCCTGAGAGACCAGTTCAGCGATCTGCATCTCTGGACCTTCAACAATCATATCTACGGGCTGCCGATTGAAGGGAATGCGGAACCGCTCTATTATAACAAGGCCTTGTTCAATAAGCTCAGTATCAAAACTCCAGGGACGGTGGAAGAGCTTGATAAAGCGATCAGACAGCTGAAAAAAGCCGGATACATCCCCTTTGCCCTCGGTAATGAGGACCGCTGGCCCGCAGGCATTTTTGCGCATTATCTGATGGACCGTTATGCCGGACCGGAGCTGATTCAGAAGCTGGTAACAGGCAAAGATGCAGTCACCTTTAAGAATAAGGCCTATCATCAGGCCTTTGACCATCTGAAGAAATGGATCGATGAAGGGGCATTCAGCAGCGCTTCCAATGATACCTCACCAGAAGAGGCGGTCCGGATGTTCACAGGCGGCGAAGCCGGGATGTACCTTAACGGTAACTGGGACATCAACCTTTTTACGGGGGAGACAGCTCCTGCTGATTTTCAGAACCAGGTAGGCGTCATTCCCTTTCCTTCATTGATCAAAGGAACAGAAGCCTCGATTGCCGGCGGCTATACGATCGGGATCGGCCTCTCTTCCAGCCTGACAGAAGCGAAGCGGGAGGCGGCACTGGAATTGATGAAAGCCTTCTATACGAAGGAAATCCAGACACGGATCGTCTATGAGGGATTAAGAATTCCCTCCATGCGCATCACCTTTGATCCGGAGAAGACGGGTCCGGTGTTCGCTCAAGTCATGACGGTGATGGAAGAGAACCACCAGAGCTTCGTGCCTTATGACAATTTACTGTCACCTGAAGTGAAGAAGACCTTCCTCAGTGTGATCGAAGATATGATCGACGGCGGCCTGTCTGCTGATGATGCTCTTGGGCAGCTGCAGTCCTCGTCCGAACAATACTGGAATCTCATACAAAGCTCAACACTTCAATAATCTGGGAGGTGCCGGGAATGGGTGCACGGCAAGAGAAATATAAAGTGCTGCTGGTGGATGATGAGCCTATCATTCTGCGCAGCCTGAAAGTGGCGATCCCGTGGGAGGAGCTGGGTCTTACCATCGCGGGTGAAGCGCGGAACGGTGAAGCGGCATTGAGGCTCATTGAAGAGCATTCTCCGCATATTGTGATCAGCGATATCCGCATGCCTGTGATCGACGGGATTGCTTTAATGAAAGAAGTGCTGCCGCGGAGTGCGAAGCTGCTGTTTATTTTTATCAGTGGCTACGGTGAATTCGAATACGCACGGGATGCACTGCGGCTGGGCGCATTTGACTATCTGCTGAAGCCGATCGACCATGATGAGCTGACGGAAATGCTGACCCGGGCGCGGCTTAAGCTTGACCGCCAGAAAGAGAATGAGCAGCTGATGCATTCGGTGCAGATGCTGTCCATGCTGGCGAGAGAGAGGATGTTCACCGAGTTCACACTTGGCAATCCGCGTCCGCTGCAGCATCTGAAGTGGCTGGAGAACAGCGAACTGGAAGGGGAATATTTCATGGCTGTAGTCCGGCTGGACGATTATGCCGCCCTCACAGCCAAATGGAGCCCCGAGGAGAAACATCTCTGGCTGTTCGCGATCCGCAATATTCTTGAAGAGTGGTCGCTGGAGAACGGGGCATTGTCGATCTTCCCGTTCTACAATGGGGAGTGGGTGCTGTTGTTCCCAGGAAGCCTTAGCACAGTCAAAAAAGAACTCGGCGAGCGGCTGGTTGCCGATATTAAGCGCTATTCCAAGCTGCATTGTTCGGTGGGCATCAGCCGAAGCACACAAGGAATTGACCAGTTAAGCACCGTATATCCGCTTGCTGCCAAAGCGCTGTACCAGCGTTTTTACTCCGGCCAGGCAGGGGTATTCATCGAAGAGGAAACGCCGGAGGACGCCGGCCGTGAGGTGCAGTATCCGAAGGAGCTGGAGCTTGCGCTCATTGAGAGTATCCGCACCTTGAATCTGGAGCGGATGCTGTCCCTGTTCGATGAAATGGCCAGCTTCATCGAATCCCAGTCACTGCCGAAGGAATTAGCACAGCGGATCATCATCGAGCTTGTCGTAGTCTTGTACAGACAATTTGAGCAGCTGAACATGCAGGCGGAGTGGTCGCTCGAAGGGCTGCTAGGCAAGCTGCAGGGACTGGGAACACTAACCTCGGTTATGAATGTGCTCAAGGAGGACTTCCGCAGCTGGATGCAGGAGGGCAGCAAGCAGGTCACCCGCGAGGATGGCCGGAGTGTCGTCGATAAGGCCAAACGGTACATTGAAGATAATTATCATAAAGATCTCAGCATCGAAGAAGTTGCGGAAGTTGCGGACTTAAGCATCAGCCATTTCTGCACCTTGTTCAAACAGATCTCGGGCTATACCTTCCTGGAGTTTGTGACCTACTACCGGATGGAGAAGGCTAAATATATCCTTCAGAACAGCAGTGTGAAGGTGTATCAGGTGGCGCCGCTCGTCGGATATCAGGACCCCAGATATTTCACCCAGGTGTTCAAGAAGGCAACCGGCAAAACGCCGACGGAATACCGTGAGCAGTATACCCAGCAGGCGAATGAGGGATATTAATAATAATTGGATCAAGGAGAGGGTATGATATTTGTCATACCCTCTCCTTGATGTTTATGCCTTACTGTCATGACACTTCCTTCCTTATAATGATAAGTATAGATGAATGTATCCCTTACCGGACACACGAGGAGGAAACGACCAGATGACGAAGAGCAATGCTACCCAGCTCTCCAGCCTAAAAAAAAGCGTGGCCCCTTTTGAACAAAACGACCATAAAAGAAGTATAAACCAGCTTATTAATACGCTTGGCCCACTGATCCTGTTATGGACCGCAGCCTACTTGAGTCTTTCTGTATCATATGGGCTGACCTTGCTGTTCGCAGTACCGGCAGCGGGCTTCGTAATCCGCACCTTTATTATTTTCCATGACTGCTGTCATGGTTCATTCTTCAAGAACCGGAAAGCCAACGATATTCTCGGTACTCTTACAGGGGTGCTGACCCTGGTGCCTTACCGCCAGTGGAAGCACAGCCATTCGATTCATCATGCCGGCAGCAGCAACCTCGACAAAAGAGGCATCGGCGACATATGGATTATGACTGTGGATGAATATCTTGCGGCGACTCCGCTTAAACGATTATACTACCGGATTTACCGCAATCCGCTGGTTATGTTTGGTGCCGGACCGATTGCCGTATTCCTGATTCAATACCGCTTCAATGCCAAGGGTGCAAGACGTAAAGAGCGCATGAATACTTATCTGACCAATATCCTGATTGCGGCCCTGTACGGGGCGATGATCTGGGCGATCGGCTGGCAGGCTTTCCTGCTGGTACAGCTGCCGATCGTGTTCGTCTCCGGTTTTCTCGGCATCTGGCTGTTTTATGTACAGCACCAGTTCGAGGATACGTTCTTTGAGCATGAAGAGGAATGGAGCTATGTGATGGCTGCTGTGGAAGGAAGCTCTTATTATAAGCTGCCGAAGATCCTGCAATGGATCACCGGCAATATCGGCTTTCACCATGTGCATCATTTAAGCCCGAAGGTGCCGAACTATAACCTTGAGCTGGCCCATAACGCTACACCGCCGCTGCAGAAAGCAACGACAATCACCATCGGAACCAGTCTCAAGGCGCTCCATTTCCGGCTGTGGGATGAGGAAAATAAAGGTTTTGTAAGCTTCAAGGAGATCAAAGCCCGGCTGCGCCATCCTTTACCTTCGGTAGAGGGGCTGAAAGTGCGCAAACCGGAACTCCAGGCCAAATAGTATGCTGCGCGTGCGCAGTCAGGAGAGGAAGTCAGTCCCGGAGAACTATCCAGCGGGTGCGGCTTCTTCTCTTTTTTTCCGGGAATTGCCGGTTAACGTAAGCTTTATGCTAAAATGGGGGTAATCTAGCTGGCTAAAAGGATGGCTGACATGCAGAAGTGGCATCATATTTTTCATAAAAGTACAGGTCTGAGCCCTTATGTATGGGTTGTGTTCTACATCCTTCCGTTTTACTCGATATTCCGGTCCTCTTCGATGGATCAATGGGTATATGGAATTGTGATGATTATTATGTTTTTTGCCTGTTACGTGCTCGCCTTCAAATCTAAGGGATGGGTTGTTTATTTCTGGACGAGTGTGCAGATTATCGTCTCCATTACGATGACGCTGATGTTCGGTTATATGTATTTTGCGCTGTTTCTGGCCTTTTTTATCGGTAATATTCAGAACCGCGGCGGCTTCTTCACTATGTATACGATCCATTTGCTGACGACCATCGTAGCCATCAACTACGAGCTGATTACCCGAAACCCGGTATTCCTGTCGCAGCTGCCGTTTGTGCTGGTGAGTATCATTGCCGTAGTGCTGCTTCCCGCCACGACCTATAACCGCAATAATCAGGATAAGCTGCAGGGACAGCTGGAGGATGCCAATAAAAGGATTTCCGAACTGGTCATCATGGAGGAGCGCCAGCGGATCTCCCGCGACCTGCATGATACCCTGGGCCAGAAGCTGTCGCTTATCGGGCTAAAAAGTGACTTGGCCGGCAAGCTGATCAACAAAAATCCGGCGCAGGCGGTCGTGGAGATCAATGATGTCCGCCAGACAGCCAGAAGCGCGCTTAAAGAGGTCCGTGAAATGATTACGCAGATGCGCGGCATCCGGCTTGAAGATGAACTTGTGCGGATCCGGCAGTTTCTGCAGGCGGCAGAAATTGAATTTGAGCTGGAGGGCAGCCCTAAGCTGACCAATACTTCACTGATTACGGAAAATGTGCTCAGCATGTGCATTAAAGAAGCCGTGACGAATGTGGTGAAGCACAGCGGCGCCACGTTTTGCCGGATTGGGATCGAGCCTTCCCGCACAGAACTGGTCATCAAGGTTGCCGATAACGGTAGGGGCCTTAAGCCCTCAAATCCGCAGGATAATGGCCATGGTTTGCAGGGCATGCGGGAGCGGCTTGAATTTGTGAACGGAAGCATGGAGATTGTGCAGAACAGCGGGACAACCATAGTGGTTAAGGTGCCTACGGTGATCCGGCAGCTGGAGCAGGAGGGGAAAGAGGAATGATAAAGATAGTAATTGCTGAGGATCAGCGCATGCTGCTGGGCGCACTGGCTTCGCTGCTTGATCTGGAAGAGGATATGAAGGTGGTCGGCCGTGCGGCCAACGGTGAGGAAGCTGTTAAGCTGGTGAAGCTGCATACGCCTGATATTTGTATTATGGATATAGAAATGCCTGCCATGACCGGTCTCGAAGCCGCGGAGGCCCTGAAGAATTCCGGCTGTAAAGTCATGATCCTCACCACCTTTGCCCGGGCCGGCTATTTCGAGCGCGCTGTGAAGGCTGGAGTGGACGCCTATCTGTTGAAAGACAGCCCCAGTGAAGAACTGGCCCTCTCCATCCGCAGTGTAATGGCCGGCAGACGGATTTATGCACCGGAGCTCATGGATGAGGCTTACAGCAGTGAAGCCAATCCGCTGACACAGCGGGAGAAGGAAGTGCTCGGACTGATTGCCGACGGCAAAAATACCAAGGAAATCGCCAGCCAGCTGTACATTACAACAGGAACGGTACGTAACTATATCTCAGTTATTCTTGATAAGCTGGATGTTGGCAACCGGATTGAGGCAATTACACGTTTTAAGGAAAAAGGCTGGTTTAAGTAAGCAGGATTCCGCATATATTTCATCATGAGGTGGAGCTGTCATCCGGAATGTACAGTCACACCCGATCATCACGGGGGACCGCCAAGGTCTGCCCTGTTTTTTTGCGCGGATTTTCTTTGAAATATAAGAATTAATATGTATTACGCTATAAATTATCCTTCTATTTTTCGCAGAAACGGATACCGTCCCTAATCGGACGGCGAAGCCGTTTCTTCTTAGGTCCATATTCAGTTATCTAGTTCCATTCTCCTGTTTTTACCATTCAGAGGCTCAAGAGATTGGAAGAGGAAATGATTTTTGCTAAGATGAATGCAAACATGTGATCTTATTCCCTGTACTTGGGTAATAGAGATCATGTTCCAATTTTGCCCAATATTACGTTGTATTCAGCTAAACCAGTCGGGAGGAATCTGATTTGCCTGAACTTACTTCATCCTATGTAGATTCGTTAGCACCGAATGCCGCCGCTATCAAGAATGGACAGGGGCTGGTACGCAAAAAAAGCTTTATCCAGCTTCACCGTTCAGAGAACGGAGAGCTGCTATTCGGGCAATGTGCGGGAAGCGGAAAGACACCATATGAATGCTCTGTAGATTTTGTGTCTCCGGAGAACCCTGTCTTCCGCTGTTCCTGCCCGAGCCGGCAATTTCCCTGCAAGCACACCCTGGGTCTCTTGTATGCCTATGTGGAGGGCCAGTCCTTTACGCCTGCGCAAGTTCCTGAGACGATTGCCGCCAAACGCGAAAAGGCTGAGAAACGGGAAGAGAACAAGGTGAAGCAGGCTGCTGAAGGCGGCGGGAGCAAACCGAAGAAAGTCAATAAATCAGCACTTAAGAAAAAAATATCAGCCCAGCTTGAAGGGCTGGACCTGCTGGAGAAGCTGGTGCTTTCATTGATCCGCGGCGGGTTGTCCACGATTGATGCCAAAACACTTAAGTCGGTTCAGGAGCATGTGAAACAGCTGGGCAACTATTATTTGTCCGGTGCACAGATTGAACTTCGCCGGTTCGCGCTGCTGCTGGGAAAGGGGCAGGACCGTGAGCAGAGCTATACATATGCTGTGGAGCAATTGACACGGCTGCATGCCTTCATTAAGAAAGGCCGGAGTTATCTGACCGCA of the Paenibacillus pedocola genome contains:
- a CDS encoding carbohydrate ABC transporter permease, which produces MAEPVITSPHAESKRPFLTEQRRSRITAYTFISPFFILFSIFGLYPIFFTFYLSFFKWDALNPMKFVGFKNYDLVTSDPTFWISFTNTLIMGLMGTVPQVMLALLLAVLLHSGMTKFKKTFRILYFMPNITSIVAVTLVFSTLFGNNGMINWMLNGLGLDSVAFNSGWWGVKIAISTMVMWRWTGYNAILFLSGLQSIPMDLYEAARIDGANRRQQLFSITLPLLKPFIIFVSLQSTIGALQLFTEPYVFLGQAGTGSTRQEGITMVTYLYSEAFRNGFFGTAAATAVMLFLVTILFSILNMLISRGAGGDTGGKKA
- a CDS encoding carbohydrate ABC transporter permease, which translates into the protein MSTLRIFRKKPDDIGFFGKLGYYLLLIFGALISVFPFYWMFVVGTNDKGAVFHVPPLLTVGDQFFHNFKRVLEKADFFQALGNSLFVSSMVTLSVVFFCTLAGYAFAKYEFPFKNGLFVFVIATLIVPQQLGVLPTYVIMAKLHWIDSYKALIVPAMVNAFGIFWMRQYISTAVPTELIEAGRIDGGGHFRIFWNIAVPVITPAMATLGILNFMTVWNDFFWPLVVLKNKEHYTIQLALQQLFTTRDGLDYGMIMSATFTATLPLLIVFLLFSRWVIAGLTSGAIKS
- a CDS encoding sensor histidine kinase, which encodes MKLRRKILFAIILLVFIPVIIMGTVTYVYFSSAMEKKSSNFYWISLLETDRKLKFALSEISSITNSAITQPAIQQSLKQPNFVLTYDRKQEINNLLINHPMITSFSLYGKDRLLYQYNAPMSFADMRKQVWYGAMESAEGRPVWSGPGENGSETSGNPVLVQARVIKDYYSLEDIGYLVVYVKPDLLDQIFWEAATLKKGDILLVNKQGNIVFNKSGEHIGQRTDFPFLQEDYTQTQDYYIDNYQGEKSLITFLPSHNADWYLAAITPMNLISSESASIRNLAIILGTVSLLSAFLFDRYFIRRLVRSINSAVNGMKRVKQGIFMPIHSPVRSDDESDLLIDGFNRMSSQISELIQQVQTEQGRKKEAEMQALMAQINPHFIYNSLESINSMAVLAGNRDISKMVVSLGKLLRISISQNQELIPLQMEFEHVRHYLDIQKFRFEDKFSYAIDLPDPLKLVMTQKLIVQPIVENALYHAIEQMEEHGVITIGAQENGKDIIIIVKDNGPGFDLSTLMSLWDKEHSNPKKYSDNGVGLRNVHERLNIRFGNPYGILVCSSPGFGSTICIRIPKIQP
- a CDS encoding ABC transporter substrate-binding protein; protein product: MRWLTKWGWILLYILIMAGAVLFITIGYKEPIEDNSPEKITLTFRHFWMKEHDRPLLAIFEEVVRDYQKEHPNVKVNFEGLDQTIHREQKLKSEMVTGTPPDMFVLFGGAEIEPYVRSNRLMDLTDFVQENGLRDQFSDLHLWTFNNHIYGLPIEGNAEPLYYNKALFNKLSIKTPGTVEELDKAIRQLKKAGYIPFALGNEDRWPAGIFAHYLMDRYAGPELIQKLVTGKDAVTFKNKAYHQAFDHLKKWIDEGAFSSASNDTSPEEAVRMFTGGEAGMYLNGNWDINLFTGETAPADFQNQVGVIPFPSLIKGTEASIAGGYTIGIGLSSSLTEAKREAALELMKAFYTKEIQTRIVYEGLRIPSMRITFDPEKTGPVFAQVMTVMEENHQSFVPYDNLLSPEVKKTFLSVIEDMIDGGLSADDALGQLQSSSEQYWNLIQSSTLQ
- a CDS encoding response regulator, with the translated sequence MGARQEKYKVLLVDDEPIILRSLKVAIPWEELGLTIAGEARNGEAALRLIEEHSPHIVISDIRMPVIDGIALMKEVLPRSAKLLFIFISGYGEFEYARDALRLGAFDYLLKPIDHDELTEMLTRARLKLDRQKENEQLMHSVQMLSMLARERMFTEFTLGNPRPLQHLKWLENSELEGEYFMAVVRLDDYAALTAKWSPEEKHLWLFAIRNILEEWSLENGALSIFPFYNGEWVLLFPGSLSTVKKELGERLVADIKRYSKLHCSVGISRSTQGIDQLSTVYPLAAKALYQRFYSGQAGVFIEEETPEDAGREVQYPKELELALIESIRTLNLERMLSLFDEMASFIESQSLPKELAQRIIIELVVVLYRQFEQLNMQAEWSLEGLLGKLQGLGTLTSVMNVLKEDFRSWMQEGSKQVTREDGRSVVDKAKRYIEDNYHKDLSIEEVAEVADLSISHFCTLFKQISGYTFLEFVTYYRMEKAKYILQNSSVKVYQVAPLVGYQDPRYFTQVFKKATGKTPTEYREQYTQQANEGY
- a CDS encoding fatty acid desaturase, whose product is MTKSNATQLSSLKKSVAPFEQNDHKRSINQLINTLGPLILLWTAAYLSLSVSYGLTLLFAVPAAGFVIRTFIIFHDCCHGSFFKNRKANDILGTLTGVLTLVPYRQWKHSHSIHHAGSSNLDKRGIGDIWIMTVDEYLAATPLKRLYYRIYRNPLVMFGAGPIAVFLIQYRFNAKGARRKERMNTYLTNILIAALYGAMIWAIGWQAFLLVQLPIVFVSGFLGIWLFYVQHQFEDTFFEHEEEWSYVMAAVEGSSYYKLPKILQWITGNIGFHHVHHLSPKVPNYNLELAHNATPPLQKATTITIGTSLKALHFRLWDEENKGFVSFKEIKARLRHPLPSVEGLKVRKPELQAK
- a CDS encoding sensor histidine kinase, encoding MQKWHHIFHKSTGLSPYVWVVFYILPFYSIFRSSSMDQWVYGIVMIIMFFACYVLAFKSKGWVVYFWTSVQIIVSITMTLMFGYMYFALFLAFFIGNIQNRGGFFTMYTIHLLTTIVAINYELITRNPVFLSQLPFVLVSIIAVVLLPATTYNRNNQDKLQGQLEDANKRISELVIMEERQRISRDLHDTLGQKLSLIGLKSDLAGKLINKNPAQAVVEINDVRQTARSALKEVREMITQMRGIRLEDELVRIRQFLQAAEIEFELEGSPKLTNTSLITENVLSMCIKEAVTNVVKHSGATFCRIGIEPSRTELVIKVADNGRGLKPSNPQDNGHGLQGMRERLEFVNGSMEIVQNSGTTIVVKVPTVIRQLEQEGKEE
- a CDS encoding response regulator transcription factor; this translates as MIKIVIAEDQRMLLGALASLLDLEEDMKVVGRAANGEEAVKLVKLHTPDICIMDIEMPAMTGLEAAEALKNSGCKVMILTTFARAGYFERAVKAGVDAYLLKDSPSEELALSIRSVMAGRRIYAPELMDEAYSSEANPLTQREKEVLGLIADGKNTKEIASQLYITTGTVRNYISVILDKLDVGNRIEAITRFKEKGWFK